The following proteins are encoded in a genomic region of Gimesia algae:
- a CDS encoding DMT family transporter, which produces MKTIKETSSDAPALSENSESEYTGGLSPTVKGTLYGLLSALAYTAANIALREAAVDNNADWAIWISALKSVPATIVGWGLVAYRGSQGLPALPPRRLILPLILTGLVMQFGGNVMFQWSLSLGGLAFTVPLCFATLLTTGALLGRIFLEEAITPRMFTSMIILTAAIVILSLGAHQAEESVFENMEHHSSAMATVALTIFVAGFAGCSYGAGGAVIRGSVRGETSISATLVLISTTGLICLTGVAVYRLGISIFWITTPWQYLVMLVAGIMNAIAFFAIGASMKYLTVTRVNLLNASQTAMAAFAGVLCFGEQLTVWLLSGTALTIGGLFLMEKKRPTIPNSSLTQVAVLPAPQDKGTPDES; this is translated from the coding sequence GTGAAGACGATTAAAGAGACTTCATCGGATGCGCCTGCTTTGTCTGAAAACTCCGAAAGCGAATACACTGGTGGGCTCTCCCCCACCGTAAAGGGCACGTTATATGGACTGTTATCCGCGTTAGCCTATACCGCTGCCAATATCGCATTGCGTGAAGCGGCTGTGGATAACAATGCTGACTGGGCCATCTGGATTTCTGCTTTAAAATCGGTCCCCGCCACCATTGTGGGCTGGGGCCTGGTTGCCTACCGCGGATCTCAGGGACTTCCTGCACTGCCACCGCGGCGACTGATCCTGCCATTAATTCTGACCGGGCTGGTCATGCAATTCGGTGGAAACGTCATGTTTCAATGGTCGCTCAGCCTGGGAGGGCTGGCTTTTACCGTGCCCCTCTGCTTCGCCACACTGCTGACCACAGGTGCCCTGCTGGGGCGAATCTTCCTGGAGGAAGCAATCACACCGCGCATGTTTACTTCCATGATCATCCTGACTGCGGCGATTGTAATCCTCAGTCTGGGTGCCCACCAGGCAGAGGAATCCGTATTTGAAAATATGGAACATCATTCCAGCGCAATGGCGACGGTTGCACTCACTATTTTTGTGGCAGGTTTTGCCGGCTGTTCTTATGGCGCAGGAGGCGCTGTCATTCGCGGTTCGGTACGAGGGGAAACATCCATCTCTGCTACTCTGGTATTGATCAGCACGACAGGTCTGATCTGCCTGACTGGTGTCGCCGTTTATCGACTGGGAATCTCCATTTTCTGGATTACAACTCCCTGGCAGTATCTGGTCATGCTGGTGGCAGGCATCATGAATGCCATCGCGTTTTTCGCGATTGGTGCCTCGATGAAATATCTGACGGTGACCCGGGTCAATCTGTTAAACGCATCCCAAACGGCAATGGCCGCATTTGCTGGCGTCCTCTGCTTCGGTGAACAGTTAACTGTCTGGCTGTTAAGCGGGACCGCTTTGACAATCGGTGGTTTGTTTCTAATGGAAAAGAAACGCCCCACCATTCCGAACAGCAGTCTGACTCAGGTTGCTGTGCTACCAGCCCCACAAGATAAAGGTACTCCTGATGAATCATGA
- a CDS encoding gamma carbonic anhydrase family protein: protein MNHDSASPDWPRMQSEIPAPPELPYPEVDCDWQALHSSPFIDPTAWVTPDAIITGRVRLKARSTVWHQCVLRGDLEYIEVGEETNVQDGSILHTDYQHPCILGDRVTLGHAAIVHGSLVEDDAMIAIGATVLSRCVIGKGALIAAGALVREGIHVPPGTLWAGCPARQIKVLTEQQQERLKATWQHYVNLGAASLQRFGRDHIDALITDK, encoded by the coding sequence ATGAATCATGATTCCGCTTCACCCGACTGGCCACGAATGCAATCGGAGATTCCCGCCCCCCCCGAATTACCCTATCCGGAAGTGGACTGTGACTGGCAGGCACTCCATTCTTCACCATTCATCGATCCGACAGCCTGGGTGACACCGGACGCCATTATCACCGGAAGAGTTCGCCTCAAAGCGCGTAGTACGGTCTGGCATCAGTGTGTGTTGCGCGGTGATCTGGAATATATTGAGGTAGGAGAAGAGACCAATGTGCAGGATGGATCGATCCTGCATACTGACTATCAACATCCCTGTATTCTCGGTGATCGCGTGACACTGGGACACGCTGCCATCGTACATGGCTCTTTAGTGGAAGATGACGCCATGATCGCCATCGGTGCAACAGTACTCAGTCGTTGTGTGATCGGAAAAGGTGCATTGATTGCCGCAGGTGCTCTGGTGCGGGAAGGCATTCACGTTCCCCCGGGTACGCTCTGGGCAGGCTGTCCAGCCCGGCAGATCAAAGTTCTCACCGAACAGCAGCAGGAACGTCTCAAAGCAACCTGGCAACACTACGTCAATTTAGGCGCAGCCAGTCTGCAGCGCTTTGGAAGAGATCACATCGACGCATTGATTACAGACAAATAG
- a CDS encoding Gfo/Idh/MocA family protein, which translates to MTTNQPQTSPSTTRREFIKNGTAVVAAASSFSSAAFAGSSQMTALQTSLFAGGSDVIRVGLVGCGGRGTGAAAQALAADPNAKLVAMGDTFYDHLDKSLQNLKKNPVAEQVQVDADHKFVGFDSYQKVIDCVDVVLLTTPPHFRPMQLRAAIEAGKHVFAEKPVAVDAPGVRSVLETCKLAKQKNLSIVSGLCWRYHQGMRETFKQIHDGAVGDVMAIQCSYNTRGLWMFERQPEWSDMEWQMRNWLYFTWLSGDFNTEQHVHSLDKMAWTMKDQTPLACSGTGGRQTRIGKEYGNIFDHFAIVYEYPNGVKGFSRCRQQDGCAVDVSDHVFGTKGRVDVFKHRIYDPKGEKTWQFRDKSKNMYQVEHDEFFASIRSGEPLNNGDYMTKSTMLAIMGRMAAYTGKSITWEEAMNSKEDLTPASYEWGPIPVPPIAMPGITAFK; encoded by the coding sequence ATGACTACCAACCAACCTCAGACTTCCCCCTCAACGACGCGACGTGAATTTATCAAAAACGGCACTGCAGTTGTAGCTGCCGCTTCTTCTTTCTCAAGCGCCGCATTCGCTGGTTCCTCTCAGATGACTGCTCTGCAAACCAGTCTGTTTGCCGGAGGCAGTGATGTAATTCGCGTGGGATTGGTTGGCTGTGGTGGACGGGGAACCGGAGCCGCCGCACAGGCGCTGGCTGCTGACCCGAATGCCAAACTGGTCGCCATGGGTGATACGTTCTATGACCATCTGGATAAGAGCTTACAGAATCTGAAAAAAAATCCTGTTGCGGAACAGGTTCAGGTAGACGCCGATCACAAGTTTGTCGGCTTCGATTCCTACCAGAAAGTGATTGACTGTGTCGACGTCGTGCTCCTGACAACGCCCCCCCACTTCCGCCCCATGCAACTGCGGGCCGCCATTGAAGCTGGCAAACATGTCTTCGCAGAAAAGCCGGTTGCCGTAGATGCGCCTGGCGTGCGGTCAGTTCTGGAAACCTGTAAGCTGGCAAAACAAAAGAACCTTTCCATCGTCTCCGGACTCTGCTGGCGCTATCACCAGGGGATGCGGGAAACATTCAAGCAGATCCACGACGGAGCTGTCGGCGATGTGATGGCCATCCAGTGCAGTTACAATACCCGCGGATTATGGATGTTTGAGCGGCAACCCGAATGGAGCGATATGGAATGGCAGATGCGAAACTGGTTGTATTTCACCTGGCTGTCCGGGGATTTCAACACGGAGCAACATGTCCACAGCCTGGATAAAATGGCATGGACCATGAAGGACCAAACGCCACTGGCCTGTAGCGGAACCGGCGGTCGACAGACCAGAATTGGGAAAGAGTATGGCAATATTTTCGATCACTTTGCCATCGTTTACGAATATCCGAATGGCGTTAAAGGTTTCAGCCGTTGTCGACAGCAGGATGGATGCGCCGTCGATGTCTCTGATCATGTATTTGGTACCAAGGGCCGTGTCGATGTCTTTAAACACCGCATTTACGACCCAAAAGGCGAAAAGACCTGGCAGTTCCGGGACAAAAGCAAAAACATGTATCAGGTCGAACATGATGAATTCTTCGCGAGCATCCGCTCAGGCGAACCGCTAAACAATGGTGACTATATGACAAAAAGTACCATGCTGGCGATCATGGGACGCATGGCAGCTTATACCGGAAAATCAATCACCTGGGAGGAAGCCATGAATTCCAAAGAAGACCTGACACCAGCCAGTTATGAGTGGGGGCCGATCCCAGTCCCTCCCATTGCCATGCCCGGTATCACTGCGTTCAAATAG
- a CDS encoding EF-hand domain-containing protein, giving the protein MRMSRLFSVGAALLAISATTLVSAQPPEGGDRPERGDRPEGRQRGDRDRGPREGGPRDGRGGPGGRPNFMLMLPIFITLDVNKDGELSKEEIDNATVALQKLDKDKNGKLTEEELRPDFGGFGRRDGDRRGPGGPGGFGRGDGDRGGRGGDFVERMMVNDKNKDGKLTKEELPERMQGMFDRIDTNKDKEIDKAELTKMSEQFNSRNRSGGRDRGDRGGRNSDGDRPKRPESDN; this is encoded by the coding sequence ATGCGTATGTCACGTTTATTTTCAGTTGGTGCTGCTTTACTTGCAATCAGCGCCACCACACTTGTATCAGCTCAGCCTCCAGAGGGAGGAGATCGTCCGGAAAGGGGCGATCGTCCCGAAGGACGTCAACGTGGTGATCGTGACCGTGGTCCCCGGGAAGGTGGCCCCCGTGATGGCCGAGGAGGTCCTGGTGGACGTCCTAATTTTATGCTGATGTTACCCATCTTCATTACTCTCGACGTCAACAAGGATGGAGAACTCTCCAAAGAAGAGATCGACAATGCTACAGTCGCTCTCCAGAAACTGGACAAAGACAAAAACGGAAAACTGACAGAAGAAGAATTGCGACCTGATTTTGGTGGCTTCGGCCGTCGTGATGGAGATCGACGTGGACCGGGAGGTCCCGGTGGATTTGGTCGTGGTGATGGGGACCGCGGTGGTCGAGGCGGCGACTTTGTCGAGCGTATGATGGTCAATGACAAGAACAAAGACGGCAAACTCACCAAAGAAGAACTTCCCGAAAGAATGCAGGGGATGTTCGATCGAATCGATACCAACAAAGACAAGGAAATCGATAAAGCCGAGCTGACGAAAATGTCAGAGCAGTTCAACTCTCGCAATCGATCAGGTGGTAGAGATCGCGGCGACCGCGGTGGTCGTAATTCAGACGGAGATCGCCCCAAACGTCCTGAATCTGATAACTAA
- a CDS encoding outer membrane protein assembly factor BamB family protein — MQPKIAVFALLMLISSSVQADWMRFRGPNGSGVSDEKQATPDKWSPQQNLKWKVALPGHGSSSPIIVGDKVFVTCWSGYGMTRNDPGNQKDLRRHLVCLDRKSGKILWDKTVKPVLPEDVYTGMFAEHGYASHTPTSDGKHVYAYFGKSGAVAYDLDGNKLWQTIVGDELDSRRWGSSSSPILYKDLLIVTATAESEALVGLDKKTGKEVWRQESTGFNATWGTPVLVKGSDDETDLVLGVPYEIWGMNPENGKLRWYCEAMDTDTYCSSVIAENGVIYGIEGRGGGSIAVKAGGKGDITKTNILWTGRDANRIETPVMYQGRIYFFSRGIVNCIDAKTGERIFRGRLDSGDSVATDDREEEAGGNRSGRRSGRGGGGGFRGSDYSSPVIADGKIYFTSRSGETYVIKASDQLEQISVNRLTNDNEDFSASPAISDGDLFIRSDKHLYCVGK, encoded by the coding sequence ATGCAGCCCAAAATTGCTGTCTTCGCTTTGTTGATGTTAATTTCCTCAAGCGTTCAGGCAGACTGGATGCGGTTTCGTGGACCAAACGGGTCAGGGGTTTCAGACGAAAAGCAGGCGACGCCTGACAAATGGAGTCCTCAGCAGAATCTCAAATGGAAAGTGGCTCTGCCTGGACACGGTTCATCCAGTCCGATCATTGTAGGTGATAAAGTATTTGTCACCTGCTGGTCGGGCTACGGGATGACCCGCAATGATCCTGGAAATCAAAAGGATCTGCGCAGGCATCTGGTCTGCCTTGATCGAAAATCGGGAAAAATTCTCTGGGACAAAACGGTTAAACCGGTACTCCCTGAAGACGTCTACACAGGCATGTTCGCCGAGCATGGCTATGCATCGCATACCCCCACTTCAGACGGGAAGCATGTCTATGCTTATTTCGGAAAATCGGGCGCAGTCGCTTACGATCTGGATGGCAACAAACTGTGGCAGACAATCGTCGGCGATGAACTCGATTCTCGCAGATGGGGTTCTTCATCCAGCCCGATTCTCTATAAAGATCTGCTGATCGTTACCGCAACTGCGGAAAGCGAAGCTCTGGTTGGTCTCGATAAAAAGACAGGCAAAGAAGTCTGGCGGCAGGAATCAACGGGCTTTAACGCAACCTGGGGCACCCCCGTTCTGGTCAAGGGGAGTGACGATGAGACAGATCTGGTACTGGGTGTACCTTATGAGATCTGGGGGATGAACCCAGAAAACGGCAAATTACGCTGGTATTGCGAAGCTATGGACACAGACACCTATTGTTCCAGCGTGATTGCAGAGAACGGCGTTATCTACGGCATTGAAGGGCGGGGCGGCGGATCGATTGCTGTCAAAGCCGGTGGCAAAGGTGACATTACCAAAACAAACATACTCTGGACTGGTCGCGATGCCAACCGAATTGAAACACCGGTGATGTACCAGGGCCGAATTTATTTCTTCTCGCGCGGTATTGTTAACTGCATTGATGCCAAAACGGGAGAACGGATCTTCCGGGGTCGACTGGATTCAGGAGATTCAGTCGCCACGGACGACCGGGAAGAGGAAGCAGGCGGCAATCGCTCTGGTAGACGTTCTGGCAGAGGAGGTGGTGGAGGCTTTCGTGGCAGTGACTATTCTTCTCCGGTCATAGCAGATGGCAAAATCTATTTCACATCTCGTTCCGGGGAAACTTATGTCATCAAAGCCAGTGATCAACTGGAACAGATCTCTGTGAATCGACTGACAAATGACAATGAGGATTTCAGTGCTTCACCAGCGATCAGTGATGGCGACCTTTTTATCCGCTCAGACAAGCATCTGTATTGTGTGGGTAAATAA
- a CDS encoding secondary thiamine-phosphate synthase enzyme YjbQ — MAWIQKQIRLPAFRRGFHIVTREVLSEIPELSTIKVGLMHVFIMHTSASLSINENADPDVPVDLEMSFNKIAPESFPYVHTCEGPDDMPAHVKASLLGNSLTIPISEGRLCLGTWQGIYLCEHRNHGGGRRLVVTIQGE, encoded by the coding sequence ATGGCCTGGATACAAAAGCAGATTCGTCTGCCTGCGTTTCGACGTGGGTTTCATATTGTTACTCGTGAAGTCCTCAGTGAAATCCCTGAACTCTCGACAATCAAGGTCGGCTTAATGCATGTCTTTATCATGCATACGTCCGCTTCACTTTCGATCAACGAAAATGCGGATCCGGATGTCCCCGTGGATCTGGAAATGTCTTTTAACAAGATTGCGCCGGAATCATTTCCCTATGTGCATACCTGTGAAGGGCCCGATGATATGCCTGCGCACGTCAAAGCGTCTCTACTTGGAAATTCCTTGACGATCCCGATCAGCGAAGGGCGTCTCTGCCTGGGAACCTGGCAGGGAATCTATCTGTGTGAACACCGCAATCATGGCGGCGGTCGGCGACTGGTTGTGACGATTCAGGGTGAATAG
- the aroC gene encoding chorismate synthase, whose translation MAGNSFGQSFRITTAGESHGPGNVVIIDGVPPGIPISVEDLLVDLNRRKPGQSKIVTQRKEADHPEILSGVFEGITTGTSLAILIRNEDQRSKDYSDIKDKYRPGHADYTYDVKYGFRDYRGGGRSSARETNVRVAAGVVAKKILDAAFGGRVIGYVTQVGHLKAEISDPTSITAAQVETFSDGSLNPVRCPDHDLARQMFDFIDTVRKDGDSIGGVAEIAAINIPAGLGEPVFDKLKADIAKALFSIPAVLGVEYGSGFGCATMRGSENNDHFVAETSAESDTPVIATDTNRHGGNLGGISTGQPLVFRAAVKPTSSLLIEQPTVTSQGEATTIRTKGRHDPCLLPRFVPIAEAMIAITLADHWLRWRAQCAAAPDRTHHI comes from the coding sequence ATGGCAGGAAACAGTTTTGGACAATCATTTCGGATCACTACAGCAGGCGAAAGCCACGGTCCGGGCAATGTCGTGATTATTGATGGCGTTCCACCGGGGATTCCAATCAGCGTGGAAGATCTATTAGTTGATCTTAATCGTCGCAAACCGGGACAAAGCAAGATTGTCACACAGCGCAAAGAAGCGGACCATCCTGAAATTCTCTCCGGTGTTTTTGAGGGAATCACAACGGGAACCAGCCTGGCAATTCTCATCCGAAATGAAGATCAGCGCAGTAAAGACTATAGCGATATTAAAGACAAATATCGCCCCGGTCATGCTGACTACACCTACGATGTGAAATACGGCTTCCGTGATTACCGTGGCGGTGGCCGCTCCAGTGCACGAGAAACGAATGTGCGTGTTGCAGCCGGTGTTGTCGCCAAGAAAATTCTGGACGCAGCATTCGGTGGACGCGTCATCGGTTATGTGACTCAGGTCGGACATCTCAAGGCCGAGATTTCCGATCCGACTTCGATTACGGCAGCGCAGGTCGAAACATTTTCCGACGGCAGTTTGAACCCGGTCCGCTGCCCCGATCATGACCTGGCGCGTCAGATGTTTGACTTCATCGATACTGTCCGAAAAGACGGCGATTCCATTGGTGGCGTAGCAGAAATTGCCGCCATCAATATTCCCGCTGGTCTGGGTGAACCGGTTTTCGACAAACTGAAAGCGGATATCGCCAAAGCCCTGTTCAGCATTCCCGCAGTTCTGGGAGTTGAATATGGCTCAGGATTTGGCTGTGCGACCATGCGTGGCAGTGAAAATAACGATCACTTTGTGGCGGAGACCAGTGCCGAAAGTGATACACCTGTGATTGCGACGGATACGAATCGTCATGGAGGCAACCTGGGTGGGATCTCCACCGGACAACCTCTTGTCTTTCGTGCAGCCGTCAAACCGACCAGCAGTCTGCTGATCGAACAACCGACGGTCACCAGTCAGGGAGAGGCGACGACGATTCGCACAAAGGGACGACATGATCCCTGTCTGCTGCCCCGCTTCGTTCCGATCGCCGAAGCAATGATTGCTATTACACTGGCTGACCACTGGTTGCGCTGGCGGGCTCAATGTGCGGCGGCTCCGGATCGCACTCATCACATTTAA
- a CDS encoding DUF1614 domain-containing protein produces MSTQPPQQFQTPPVSGCMILSLMIFMGCMLPLIFVDLAETALRNLHLSPQAAILVLFGMIFGSLINFPIARYPLNREVNVPVFESLAGMQLMPKMQRLRQEAIIAVNLGGCVIPVLLAIWLSRFIIGGGITPILVTCVGICLNTVVCYRTSRLVPGMGIAMPVFIPPLVSVIATILGFGIIGPLTGNAGMDYEALYAPIAFVIGISGPLIGADLFHWNDFKKLDSPSISIGGAGTWDGIVLSGMIAALIV; encoded by the coding sequence GTGTCGACACAGCCACCCCAGCAATTTCAGACGCCTCCCGTTTCAGGCTGTATGATTCTGAGCCTTATGATTTTCATGGGCTGCATGCTGCCTCTGATCTTTGTCGATCTGGCTGAGACGGCCCTGCGAAATCTGCACCTCAGCCCACAGGCTGCTATCCTGGTTCTATTTGGGATGATCTTCGGCTCTCTGATTAACTTCCCCATCGCGAGGTATCCCCTCAATCGGGAAGTCAATGTTCCCGTATTTGAATCCCTGGCTGGAATGCAGTTGATGCCGAAAATGCAGCGTTTGCGACAGGAAGCAATTATTGCCGTAAATCTGGGTGGCTGCGTAATTCCGGTTTTACTGGCGATCTGGCTCTCTCGATTTATCATCGGGGGTGGCATCACTCCCATCCTGGTGACATGTGTCGGAATCTGCCTGAATACGGTGGTCTGTTATCGCACCTCACGGCTGGTTCCTGGAATGGGTATTGCGATGCCGGTCTTTATTCCGCCTCTGGTGTCGGTGATCGCAACGATCCTTGGCTTTGGGATCATCGGACCACTGACCGGCAATGCGGGCATGGATTATGAGGCATTGTATGCACCGATTGCTTTTGTGATCGGAATTTCCGGCCCGCTGATTGGAGCCGACCTGTTTCACTGGAATGACTTCAAAAAACTGGATTCCCCGTCGATCAGCATCGGTGGTGCGGGAACCTGGGATGGAATTGTGCTCTCGGGCATGATCGCAGCACTCATTGTTTGA
- a CDS encoding TlpA disulfide reductase family protein → MKFNLRQTFTIFFQKKRILHALITATLFILHSGCQPETLDQKGAGTVNTGSVENLSLKIADWRFVEQLVADNQGKIVVVDLWSTSCPPCLREFPELVALQKLYPKEVLCVSFNCDYFGGKNYPPEYYRKPVEKFLAEQKASMTNIISNVPAEELFPTLDLASMPATYVYDRQGKLAKRFDNERREYGKEGYTYKRDVIPLVESLLKTDTLKQ, encoded by the coding sequence ATGAAGTTTAATTTACGACAAACATTCACAATCTTTTTTCAAAAAAAGCGAATCCTGCACGCGCTGATTACTGCGACACTTTTCATTCTGCATTCGGGCTGCCAGCCTGAGACGCTGGATCAAAAAGGGGCGGGCACTGTGAACACAGGTTCTGTTGAGAATCTCTCGCTGAAAATTGCTGACTGGCGATTTGTTGAGCAGCTGGTTGCCGACAATCAGGGGAAAATTGTCGTCGTTGATCTCTGGTCAACATCCTGTCCTCCCTGCCTGCGTGAATTTCCGGAGCTTGTCGCTTTACAGAAACTGTACCCGAAAGAAGTGCTTTGTGTTTCCTTCAATTGTGATTACTTCGGGGGCAAGAATTATCCACCCGAATATTATAGAAAGCCTGTCGAAAAGTTTCTCGCAGAACAAAAGGCCTCAATGACGAATATCATCAGTAATGTCCCTGCGGAAGAATTGTTTCCCACCCTGGATCTGGCCTCAATGCCTGCTACCTACGTCTATGATCGGCAGGGTAAACTGGCAAAACGCTTTGATAATGAACGTCGCGAGTATGGTAAGGAAGGATACACTTACAAACGGGATGTGATCCCCTTGGTGGAAAGCCTGTTGAAAACAGACACACTCAAACAATGA
- a CDS encoding sulfite exporter TauE/SafE family protein produces the protein MVWWHYLLLAGVGCIAGILNVLAGGGSLILMPVMVFLDIPGAVTNGTVRIAILGQNLTAIAGFKQKGFSDYRLSLTLALCALPGTVIGAFLGTKLSNAWFNRVLAIVMLGVLVTMIFGNRKKKKPKQNEEENSTGSEGLENLSEGTVSEKPVPVTAYLLMVLAGFYGGFIQAGVGFILIAIIHNVMNIDLLRTNMHKVFIVALYTVAAIGIFAWQGQVLWGTGLILMIGMSVGGWIGSNLAVRKGDAFIRIVLYIALVCMSIKLLFM, from the coding sequence TTGGTCTGGTGGCATTATCTATTACTGGCAGGCGTTGGCTGTATCGCTGGCATCCTGAATGTTCTGGCAGGCGGTGGTTCACTCATCCTGATGCCCGTCATGGTGTTTCTGGATATACCCGGTGCCGTCACCAATGGAACGGTCCGTATCGCTATTTTGGGTCAGAACCTGACTGCGATCGCTGGTTTTAAACAAAAGGGATTCTCCGATTACCGCCTTAGCCTGACCCTGGCACTGTGCGCGCTGCCGGGCACTGTCATTGGAGCTTTTTTAGGCACAAAACTCAGCAATGCCTGGTTTAATCGCGTTCTGGCAATTGTCATGCTGGGAGTTCTGGTGACAATGATTTTTGGTAATCGAAAAAAGAAAAAGCCGAAACAGAACGAGGAAGAAAACTCGACCGGTTCTGAGGGCCTTGAGAATCTTTCCGAAGGCACCGTTTCTGAAAAACCTGTGCCAGTCACCGCATATCTGCTTATGGTTCTGGCAGGCTTTTATGGCGGGTTTATTCAGGCGGGTGTCGGCTTTATCCTGATTGCAATTATCCATAATGTGATGAATATCGATTTATTACGAACGAACATGCATAAGGTGTTTATCGTAGCCCTTTATACGGTAGCAGCAATCGGAATCTTTGCATGGCAGGGTCAGGTTCTGTGGGGCACCGGACTGATTCTGATGATCGGGATGTCAGTGGGGGGGTGGATCGGATCTAACCTGGCAGTCAGAAAAGGGGATGCCTTCATCCGCATAGTTTTATATATTGCTCTTGTCTGCATGTCGATCAAGCTACTATTCATGTAA
- a CDS encoding M28 family peptidase codes for MKRVLMLWQLKQTLVFLSLLILAGAVSLTNSKAEETENKTTFEAKRSFEYLNRICRLKSRISGSPGMAAQQKLILDHFKELKAKVQFQSFDAPHPITGNPVRMNNMIVSWNPEAKKRILLACHYDTRPFPDRDRNQPQGLFIGANDGGSGVAFLMELGNVMSTLKVSHGYGVDFVFFDGEELVYRQNDPYFLGSKYFAQQYKNEPPEFEYVYGVLLDMIADRNMGIYMEKNSLKYAPQLTRSIWEAARKTGVREFIPQAKYEIRDDHLPLNEIAGIPTCDIIDFDYPVWHTTRDIPRYCSGASLAKVGTVLIYWLQNLPE; via the coding sequence ATGAAACGGGTACTTATGTTGTGGCAACTGAAACAAACGCTAGTTTTTCTGTCCCTGCTGATCCTGGCGGGAGCGGTTTCTCTGACGAACAGCAAAGCAGAAGAAACTGAAAACAAAACCACATTTGAAGCCAAACGCTCATTTGAATATCTGAATAGAATCTGTCGCCTCAAGTCACGAATCAGTGGCTCTCCCGGCATGGCGGCTCAGCAGAAACTCATCCTGGACCATTTCAAGGAACTGAAAGCAAAAGTCCAGTTCCAGTCCTTTGATGCACCGCACCCCATTACCGGAAATCCGGTGCGGATGAACAACATGATAGTCAGCTGGAATCCAGAAGCCAAAAAACGCATCCTGCTGGCCTGCCACTATGACACCAGGCCATTTCCAGACCGCGATCGAAATCAACCACAGGGCTTATTCATCGGGGCAAACGATGGAGGAAGCGGTGTCGCCTTTCTGATGGAACTGGGAAATGTGATGTCGACACTGAAAGTCAGTCATGGCTACGGAGTCGATTTCGTATTCTTTGATGGTGAAGAGTTGGTCTACCGTCAGAATGACCCTTATTTTCTGGGTTCGAAATATTTTGCCCAGCAGTACAAAAATGAACCGCCTGAATTCGAATATGTATACGGGGTTCTGCTGGATATGATTGCCGACAGAAACATGGGAATCTACATGGAAAAAAACAGCCTGAAGTATGCACCTCAGTTAACGCGCAGCATCTGGGAAGCAGCCAGGAAAACCGGGGTGCGGGAGTTTATTCCTCAGGCCAAGTATGAAATCCGGGATGACCATCTCCCTCTGAATGAAATCGCCGGAATCCCCACATGCGATATTATCGATTTTGATTACCCGGTCTGGCATACGACGCGCGATATTCCCCGCTACTGTTCAGGAGCCAGTCTGGCAAAAGTAGGGACCGTACTTATCTACTGGCTGCAGAATCTACCTGAATGA